The Magallana gigas chromosome 6, xbMagGiga1.1, whole genome shotgun sequence genome includes the window CATTGTGGttaattattatcatatttaaaatgtgCATTACTTATGTGTGCTTTTATTAGTGCCAGGAAACTTTGCAGGCAACACAAACGACACACAACATTGATGGAGAGTTAGTGTGCTACTGCGAGGTCAATGAAGCATCAATATACCTTCTTCTTTCAGGGCAGACAATGCCTCTTCCTTCCTGTCAAGTTGTTCTGTCAACCGCGAAGCTGCTTCTAAGCCTTCCTCTGCATCGGCCAACTTTTCCTACagtttcaaaaaacaaaatcattacttgtacactgtatacatgtaccttaaccCCATCTGAAACATCAATCGCATTAATTATGAAATCCATTGAGAGGATCATGAGATTTTTACCTTTGTAGAACCTAACTCAGTTTGCAATGAGTTGACCTGCTTTCTGAGTGCAGCAATTTCATTCTGGTTCTTTTCCACCTCAAGCGAGAGCTGGGCATCTTTTTCTACAAAATTCCATGACATTCCTTATGTTAAAATAGATCACACCTAGGAACAACATATCACATCACATTCAATACTCATTATTCAATAAACTtccatctttgctagccaaagGTTTTCGGCCCATCCCGCTTTCCTTTAAAGAGGAGCATAAGGGACCCAAATCCCTTGGCTAGAGAGAAAACAATATTCTTTCTCTTAGTTAAAACAGTCATAGGCCTGCCACCTTGTTGGAACTGCTCCAGCACCATCTGTAGATTGTTGAGGGACACCGCGTACTGCTGTAGCTGGTCCTGCAGGGACGCCACCTGGAGGTAGGCTTGATCTCGCTGACCGGCCAGCATGTGTAGCTGCTGCTGCAGGGACTCTGTCTGCTGGTTTGCTTGTTGGCTACAAACAAAATTCACCACATTAGCCATTTCTGTTTGTCACTTATTGTGAATATGTTCTTTCTATTTTCTCAGTGTtgagtgtttttattttatttttgttcagcTGGTTTATTATCTTTTGTCTTACCTTGCTGACTCCATCAATGAAGACGAAGATATAAATTTTTCCTCAGCGACAGCAAGTCGATTCCTCAGATCCTTTTCTCGTTCCTCAGCCTCAAGGGCTTCCTGAGTGTAGCCATCTTCCATCTAACAAaacatttcaagaaaattaattcatttgaattcaaaacagaaaaaaaaaacctcttttttaaaatgaagagaAAAGTAAAAATCTTACCTGCATAAGATGGCTTCTTAATCGTTCCAATTCTCTTTGAGATTTAACATCCTTTTCTTTTAGTTTCTGAATCTGGAAGAAAAATCActacataaataaaacatactcTTTGAACCATGTATTTgaaatcaatatgaaatttcCTACACttcagtatttatttagttgatttttattataaaagttttcaaatttttacctCATTGAACAGTTGGGACTGCTCTGACTGCTTCTGTTTGAGGGCCATCATGGCGTGGTCCCTCTCCTGCTGTAGCTGCCTGGCCTGGGACAGGACGACCTCATTCTCCTGCATTAGCTTGTTGACCTGGCCTGACTCGCCCTCCTTATTTTCTATCATGGCCTGCAGGGTCTGCACCTTCTCCTGTAGACTCTTCACCTCAAACTCCTTTTCCTGAAGCATCAATGTCAGTCGGTTGTTGGACTCCTTCAGAATCTGGATGTTGGACAGTTGTTCAGAAACTTGGTGTTCCAGACCGGATTTCTCGCTTCCTTCATCACTCAGCTCGCTCTGCAGTCCTTGCAATTTAAAGGCCATGTTATCCAGTTGTTTCTTCAAACTGGAGATTTCGGCTGTTTGTTTGGCATGGGATTCCTCGTACTCCAAATTCTGCTGGTGAAGAGTCTGAACTTTTGCCTCCTTTTCTTTGATACTGTCCAAAAGTTCTTTTTCCCTCTCCTGAAGTCTCTTTATTTCTTCAAGTTTCAAATTGTGTGTCAGAATATCCACAGTTTCCGATGCATTCAGTCGCTGATCCATTTCCCCATACTTAATCTCCAAATCCTGAAATTTATGTTTATAGTTAATCAGTTCATTCTGAGTTTTCAGCAAGTTTTCACTCTTCTCTTCAAACTGAGGCACAATGGCTGCATAGTTCTGCTGCAGAGTCTGATGCTTCTCCGTCTCGTCATTAATGTACTCGGTCAGCCTCTGGATTTCTGCGTGGTAAGCCACGCTCTCCTGGTGCTTCTGGTTCAGATAGGTTATCATCTGCTCTCGTTCGTTCTTGAGGTCGGTCAACTGCTTCTCCAGGTTGGATTTATCCTGCATGAGTGAGTTGATCTGTGACCCGCTCTCCGACGACTCTTGCATGACCGCAATGAGAGTCTGGTTCTTACTGGTCAGAGCCTCAATCTCCATATCCTTGTCCCGGATTATCCGCGACAGATTCTGGAGCGCCTCTTTCTGCATGTCCTCCACGACACTCTTCTCCTTGTTTTGAGTCAGGTCCTGATTGTCTTTCTGCAATTTATTCAATGCCACTTTTTCTGCTGCTATGATATTTGTCAGACGATGCACTTCGCTTTTCAGATTACTTGTCTCTCGAGATTTTTCATTCATTACCGCTAAGATCTGTTCTTTTTCGAGTTTTAGTTGTTTTACCTCATTTTCTAGTTTGTGCACGTCAACTAAAGTTTTATCTCCTAATGAATTAAGGGACTTTGTCTCTAGCATTTTTAATAATGATGAATTATTAGTCTGTAACTCTGATATAACTGTATCTTTTTCTCTCAATAGGATCTTTAGTTTTTTCATTTCCTCACTTTCCAAAACTCCATTTGACTGTACACCACTTTGGAGACTTAAAGATTTTTCGGGACTTATCATTTCTTCAGCAATTTTTTCTGAACCGTTCATCGAATCTTTGATGTTTTCATTATCTGAGTTTGTGTTCTGATCTCTTGACATTCCAGAGTCGTATTTCCCAGTCTGAaataattgatactttaatGATGAAATTTCCATTGCCTGATCCTCAACAGTAACTTGAGTCCTTTTACAGAGTTCCACCTCGTCTTCATTAATTTTGCATAACTTTATGTATTCTTCATTCTTCTCTTTCAAATCTTGCTTGagactttcattttcttcttctaaCTGAATCAGCCTCTCGCTGTGAGAATTCAAGTCTTCCTCAAACTTCTCCTTTAACTCCTGATTCTCCAACAGCagacgttcattttcttttgtcAAAATCTCAATTTCAGGACTTGAGGAATCATGCTCCCCAGAGGGTGTTGTTGCAATCACTTGTTGTGGTTCAACCTGTGGGGGTTCATCTTTAATGGCCAGGAATCGAGGGTGAGCAAGCTCTACAGCCATGCACTTTTCTTCATCTGTCAACAAGTGCTGTTTACCTGACTCCACTAGAGATTCAGCTCTCATCAATTTCTTCTGCAGACCCACAATGGCATCATCTTTCTCTGACACAGATTGGTTGAGAACTGCAACATTGGTCTCAAGCTGAATCATATGCTTACTCTTCTCTTCAGCTTCTTTTAAATGACTCAAGTTTCTTTCATTCAATTCTTCAATTCCACATTCTTGTTCAATTACTGTCTTCTTCAATTCATTCAACTCCTCTTCTAATGATGCAATTCTCTTCTCCTTTTCTTCCACCAAAACTAGAAGACTAGATGAATCAGTTTTCTCCTCtgcatttttcaaatattcCGAATTACTTTCTTTCAGAGTAGTAATTTCCCTGTCTTTTTCTTTAACAGTTTCAGTGAGTTGTTTTAACTCTTTCTCCAGGCTTATTATTTTCTCCATTGACATATTTAACTCTGACTCTAGATCAGTGATGACTTCCAAAGTCTGAGCCTGCATAGCTTCTTTCTCTGCCTTGGTTTCTAATGTCTGCCTTGACTTCTTCAATTCTTCACTCAATGTGTTCTTCTCCTCATTAAGAATGAGCAGCTGTTGTTCCACTGCAGCCAAATTCTGAAGTTTTACCTCTTGTTCTTTTACAGTGTCTTTCAGTCTGTCTTTTTCTTCAAGCAAACTAGAGTTTTCTTCTTTAAGTTCTCTAATAGTTCCCTCGTTTTCCTCCAGTATCCCCTTTATTCCCTGCTGACCGTCAATAGAAGACTGCAGGGTTTCCTTGGTTTCGGACAAATCACTCTGCAGAGATTTAATTTCCTCCTCAAGGTTAAGAACCTTCATGTCCTTTTCGTGTGCTTCTTGCAGCAGACGGCTTCGCTCTGATTGTAAGGAACTTGAATCACTCTCTTGTCCCTTCTTCAGCTCTTGAATATAGTTCTCGTAATGCTTTGTTTTCTGCTGTAGGACTCCCTCAAGTTGATCGAGTTCCCtctgtacattatttttctcaTCTCTTAATGCCTCCATCTGAGTATTCAAACTCTGCAAGTCATTATCTTTTTGGCCCATACTTTCTTTGTAATCTTTCATTAAATCCTCACTCTTTTCCTCTAACtcattgattttcttttgtaaTTCTTCCGAATTATTGTTGCTTTCTTTTAGTCTTTCACTGAGCTCCTGGTTTTCCTCTTTCAGTTGAGTTATAGTTTCTCGATTTTCCCTACCCTGGTTGTCTCTTTCAGAGATTTTGCAGATAAGTTCTGAATTCTCCATCTGCAGTTTGGTGTGTCTCTCCATGTACTCAGCTAGATGAGAGTTTACCTCCTCCAGCTCTGTAACCACAGACTTCATCTCCTCTGACTTCTCATTAAGCTGCTGCTGAAGTGTCTCCGCTTCCTCCTTCTGTCCACCCTCATCTCTGAACCTCCTCAACTCCTCTTCCTGAGCCTGCAATTTACTGGTCAAATCTTTTAAGGCCTTCTGCAGCTCTGCATTGCTTTCTCTGGCTTGTTTAACTTTGGACACCTTATCTTTGACTTCATTCTGACTTTTGACCAGCTTGTCCTCTAACTCTTTCACATCCATGTGGAGTTCATTGATGGTCATTGCAGCCTTTTCTTGCTGCTGTCTCAACTCTCTACACTTCTCACAACCTTTACTGCTTTGGTCGCTACTTTCTTTGGACTGAAGTGACTGAAGCTGAGTCTCTAACTGCTCTTTACTCTCTCGAAGGTTAAACACTTCTTCCTCAAGGTCATCTAGCTGCTGAGCCTCTTTCTGAAGACGGTCTACTGTTTTTTCGAGATCTTTGATTTGCAAGTCTTTTTCATCACATCCTTTTTCAAATACTGAGACTTTTTTCTGTAGTTCATTTCGAATATTGATCACCTGTGCCATGGCTTCTTCATGCTGACTGTCTAGTTCTTCTAAACTGGTCTCCAGTCCTTCCTTTTCCTCCTGCAAGCTGGCTATGACAGCTTTCTGTTCCTCTAGTTCTCTTGAAAATGCACCATCTTTATTGCCTGACTCTGAAAAGAAATCATAAGTTCTGTTCACTATATATTGAGTTTAACTGACTTTGATACATCAAAACAgtgcatttttaatatttcaatatctcattctacatgtaaattttttttacctagaTCCAATTTCAATGCTGAGAGTTCATTTTCAAGCTTTTCCTGAAAAGAatattgaaatacattaaaCTGCAGTCCTTGTATTAGTTACACACAAAAAAATacctgtacatatatttattgataaatgtgTAAATAACAAGCCCATAAAAATAGAACCAATTCTGAAAACTTATCAATATTTAGTTATATTACATtaatagatattaaaaatattcaaagcaCGTTAGTTCAAACATATGCATACAATAGACAGGCATGCAAATTGATGACAGAGAATCTAATGCAGTTTAAAAGACAAAACTTTGAAACATGCCTTCTCCAAAATTAGCCCATCTCTTTCCTCTTCAAGTTGGGCATTAGCCTGAGCCAGAAGATCCACTTTATGATCTAATTTTTCAATATCTGCCCCTATATCACCATTACTACTTTCATTAGACTCTTCCGAGTCACTCAGGTCATTAGCCCTCTCCTGGGCCACTTTCATCAGACCCTGTGTTACAATGAAATCAAGGTGTGACTAAATAACTATAAAGAGTGCATATGACGATGGAAGGTCTCTAAGATAATGATATACTGATTAGTTTGTTGGTTACATGAATGGTTAGCATTCTACATGCTTTAACAAGACAAATGTTACTATGTTATACAATGCAGGTTTctatttatacatatacatgtagcaaccTTAAGTCAAAACATTTATTCACCTTTTGTGCTTCTAGGACATTGAAAGTTGTCTCCCTTTCCTTCAGCTTTTCTCTTAGTTCAAATAGAGCTTCCTCTAGAGCCTCTTTCTCAGACATCCAATCAGCTTTCAAGGTTTCAAATTCCTCTACATCTCTGTCATGACTGGACATCTGTTCTTTTAATCGTGACTCAAGTTCACTGTTTTTACTGCTCAACTCTGAAATCTCTGCAGTGTTCCAATCATCCTCTCCCTCGTCAACTAAAAGACACATCAGAATCAATTTAATGAATCATTTGTATGATGTAAACACACTTCTATAATATAATGGATACACTTATAAGCTATTTTCAAGAGTAACCTTACCTTTTTCTTCCTCATCCTGTTTCCCCCTTTGCTTCTCTTCTGACAAAGTTTTGACAGCCTTCTCTAATATTTCAATCTGTTCTTGCAATTCTAGattctttttcttcaaaatgatgttttctTTCTCAATAGAATCAACAAtatctgcaaaaaaaaaccccaccaatGTTAAAAGATCAGTGccttaaaaaaccaaaatttgaaagaaCTTCACAAAGAACACAATGGTGGAAATGGATCCAAAAGTAACTGTGTATCCGCTCTATAATATGTctgacattttaattttgagagCCCTGTACCTTTCGTGAGAGCTTGGTGCTCCGTGTTGCCAATTTCTGACAACATGTGCTCACTCTCCAGCGCCACCTGTTCCCGCTCAGCCTCCAGAATCTCCAAAGATGTGTTGATATTCTTTTGCTGTAACAAAGTTTCAACTTACATTTCAAAAACAGTTAATGATAAACCcatattggaaaacaaaaattaaaatacaacttATTGCTGTGTAATATTATTGTTCAGACATCAAAGTCCCAACCTGAATACCCGATTCGATCATTAGATCAACCAGGTCCTGCCTCTCTTTCAGCAGAGCATTTCTGCGGACTATTGCATTCTGGGAAATGTTCCTCCTCACCTCCTGGAGGTCACACATTAGGTCAATAGACTGGGCCTGCAGCATGATAGCTTCAGTTTAGAAACCAGACACCAAATGGAGAGAATTTTAGAAATGTTTGTTTTCCATCATAATTTCAAAAGTGCATGATAAGATggtccaaaaaaataaaataaaagcggCAATTGGAGAGAAAAGGATTCATGCTGCAGATGTTAATACAGAGAAAAGGGGCCATGTCTAGAAGCTGTTATACAAGAAGCTCTAGATGTTGTTCTTTATACAGAGAGGGAGGGGCAATATGAGCTCTAACATCCAGACAATAATATTACACACACAAATCTACAATCTCAAAATATCTCTGATGCAAGTGAATGTTacatacaaaaattgaaaaacacaCCAATTTTTAACTATGTGCATACctataattttttacataaaactttaaatacattttaaaaaaactatacatGCAAGGACTCAACCACAGACAAACTGGATGCAAGACAGAGAATGGAGAGAATGCTGTTAATGCAGCAACATGCATTTACAAGCTAACTTTTTTCTTATGTGCAATAAATCTCTTGCAAAAGAAAGCCCTAAATTGGACCTAAAAGCCTAAAAAGATGTACATGGTTTGCATCCAGTTGGTCCAGTAGCTGGTACTTGGCATTGTGGAGCTGAGAAGAGACCTTTTCATTTTCCAGTCTTAGTGTAGACAGCTCTTTGTctctttctgaaataaaataaataatgagaaattaataaatatttttactgaaATTGAAAAGTCATTACCAGCATATATTAATTTGCTTAAAACTTGTAAGAAACACACCCCAATTACTAGTCACTTTTACAGACGTAAATTTAATTGCTTAAGAGTAGATGAATTATTTCTAGGATACAGATTTATAACATCACCAATTTTTGTACAGAAAATAAGTTTTAGTTTATATGAAGAAGCAGCAGTTGTTGAACAACTGAGCTGTACCTTGTAACTGCTGTTGACATTGCTGTAACAGAGAATCTGTTTTGGATTTCTCGGCAATTAATGCATCATGGTCCTTCTGCAACTCTTCCAGTTTGGCTTCCAATTCTGCTAAGTTACCATCTTGCCCTGTAAAAATGTACACAAGTATAAAATCTCAGTCTTCAATGGTAAACATTAAagtttaaatgtataaatacacGTAATGAacaattcattttgtaaaacgGAAATTTTTCTGCCGATTTAtgtaaagttacatgtacaaaacaaaTGGAGGTTTAGATATTCTAAAAGCAAGATTTCATACACTGGGGTCAATATATGGAACACTGATGAAACCTACCCGCACTCTGTTCCAGCTCCCGAACTTTGTCCTTGTATTGCGCAACTTCCGCCTTGAATTTCTTGTGCATGGCAGTGATTTTCTGGGACTGCATGTCCTGGAGAAGAATGGTTTCCTGTTGATGGTGTTCCTTCTCATGGCGTAGTTGCTCCTTAAGCtcctaaaaaacaaaattaattttttatcagtGTATAAACCAACCTGTGTGGCCTTGGGTCAATAGAAACATGGTTCAATTCTGCATTTTTTAGAGAGCGAAATTATCTAATATGTCCGCATGCATAAATGCACATGGTACAAGGGTGTAACATTTCTCAATGAAAccatttgatttttatctgTGAAGTATGCTAAAAATGTAATGAAGTTCATTGAAATCAAAGAGAGGTGTTTACACCTCTTCACTGACAATGGACTCTTCTTCTCTCAGTAACAAGGTCCTCGCTAGATGGATTTCCCTTTAACTGTATTTGTAAAGATTAAGATAAGGCAGCATGGGATTTCGTAATTTTTTGCACAGGtagagggaggggggggggggggtgataaaATGCTATCTCTTACCTGGATGGTATCCTGCAGGGCCACATGCTGGTTTTCAACTTCCGGTACTTTTCCCTCCTTGCTCTACAATTTAAACCAAAAGAAATTAAACTTCCTTGTCTTATTCTTCAATATCCTTTTCTATATAAGTCCATTCAAATCTCATGAATAGAAATATTTTCTCTCTTTCAGTCTAATTCACTTGCAACTATAAAAGCCCTTCCAATGGTTTCGATTATCTCCTGTTCCCCCTCAAAAAATCAGCCCTCATAGACATTGCTGTCGACCATATTTAGCGGTGTCTGTGTCAATAGAGGTGAGATGAGGTCTTAAATGTCAGCCCCTCATTTACTGTGGGACTATGAAAAGGTCTAGAACAATGTTTGCTTAAGAAAAACGTATGAATATCTCCAATGCGCAAGACATGTACACAAGCCTGTCAGATCGGCTTTtcaacagaaaagaaaaaaaactttgccaTCCAAATCAATTTACTCTCTTAAACCGCCCGTGTTTACACTTTGGCtctcttcaaatgcctctattCAGGAGTAGAtttttgtcaatgttttacaaCAGGGGAGCTGTGGACAAATTTGGGAAACGTTTAACCAAAACAAATTGCCATTATCCCATTCttgtaaatgtgtttaaattcgCACTGAAGGAATGCAGCCTGAGTGTTAGTTTATGGTCATTTAATGGGTTACTAGGTCTAGGAGTTTTATTGCCCAACAGCTTGTAGCATGTCGCAAATCTGGCCATGCTTCCTGTTCAAAAAATCTCCGAATAATTGAGGGGGAAAAAAAAGCACAGAAATCATATTTCATGCATGGGACAAATGGGATGGTCTTTTCAAAATAGATTGAATTTCACGCCATCCTAAATCATACTTGAAAATGCAACCACATGTTATAAATCATTAAGCAGCTGTTGCCAAAGGAAAAGGGATTTGGTGAAAGGCCTATAACATACTCACAACCAAATCTGCATGGTCTTTGTCTACACAATGTGCCATTCAAATCAAACCAACCAAATCGAAATGTATTCACACAAAGGTACACATATTCAAGATTGTCACGTCagcttttcaattttttaactttaatatgAAAAGTGCAACTCCCCAAATATGCAGAtattttttgcctttttttttttttcaaaagaacatTTAAGTTAATCATAACCATGATTATGTAAAATCTGTTTatgcattaaattttgtcaCAGGTAAATCTGCATTTAATGAGGATAGGTtgcagaaaaacaaaatttgggCTACGTTCATAAAAGGATTGTGAATTTTCATcgtatttcaaaatatgttgtaTTTCATATGAAAGTTGTCAACATATGTTAGGCCTCCATCAAATAAAACTAGACTGCAGGACCCTATCCCATCATAAATCGTACAAGTACCATATTTCTACCTGTTAAACTCCCCAACAAAGAGAGCATGCAGGTAACATAGGAAACCCAAGGACAAGTGTTCCAACAGAGGTGGATCAATGCTTTTTTTTCTcaggaaaaaaattacaagctTGAAAATTGAGCAAATTTTTCTTGCATAGATCCAAGATTTTGTTCGTTTAAGCTGTACATAGTaatgatttcttttatctaTAACGTGATCCCAACAGTGGTCGATCGCTGATATGCTACGTGACTCTTTAATATTCAATGATGAATTctgtgtactgtgtaaatttgactgttatatgTCTTTCTACACAAAATTTACATCAGTATGGTAATTGATAGCCAGGTGCCTCCAGAAAGTGCTTAATATTTCCAAGTACCAACAGTCCATCAACAAAACTGGAATTCACATAAATCTTTAATGAAATTTCGACTTGGTAAACTTTTAATTATCTTTTCTATGGTGCAGTCAATGTCATGAATATTtaacttgatacatgtatttaccaaaaaaagatATCAGAAGATCAGGAACCATAAATATGGGATATAAATCATACGTGTAATTGTTCCAAAAGCGAATCCTTAATGTTTACTTCACTGTcacttttttttagaatttttttctcaatggtcaataaaaaatataatttacaaaccTTCACTGAAGCATCATGAATAAATTACAGGCTATTAAGGGCTCTATTGCTTCTTCATGTCAGGCAAGAGCACAGTGACCTCTGATGACAATCAAGCTGAATGGCTTTCCC containing:
- the LOC105341754 gene encoding thyroid receptor-interacting protein 11 isoform X6, which gives rise to MQHEINRLMSEVKRLKAENKHWRSTNGSKEGKVPEVENQHVALQDTIQELKEQLRHEKEHHQQETILLQDMQSQKITAMHKKFKAEVAQYKDKVRELEQSAGQDGNLAELEAKLEELQKDHDALIAEKSKTDSLLQQCQQQLQERDKELSTLRLENEKVSSQLHNAKYQLLDQLDANHAQSIDLMCDLQEVRRNISQNAIVRRNALLKERQDLVDLMIESGIQQKNINTSLEILEAEREQVALESEHMLSEIGNTEHQALTKDIVDSIEKENIILKKKNLELQEQIEILEKAVKTLSEEKQRGKQDEEEKVDEGEDDWNTAEISELSSKNSELESRLKEQMSSHDRDVEEFETLKADWMSEKEALEEALFELREKLKERETTFNVLEAQKGLMKVAQERANDLSDSEESNESSNGDIGADIEKLDHKVDLLAQANAQLEEERDGLILEKEKLENELSALKLDLESGNKDGAFSRELEEQKAVIASLQEEKEGLETSLEELDSQHEEAMAQVINIRNELQKKVSVFEKGCDEKDLQIKDLEKTVDRLQKEAQQLDDLEEEVFNLRESKEQLETQLQSLQSKESSDQSSKGCEKCRELRQQQEKAAMTINELHMDVKELEDKLVKSQNEVKDKVSKVKQARESNAELQKALKDLTSKLQAQEEELRRFRDEGGQKEEAETLQQQLNEKSEEMKSVVTELEEVNSHLAEYMERHTKLQMENSELICKISERDNQGRENRETITQLKEENQELSERLKESNNNSEELQKKINELEEKSEDLMKDYKESMGQKDNDLQSLNTQMEALRDEKNNVQRELDQLEGVLQQKTKHYENYIQELKKGQESDSSSLQSERSRLLQEAHEKDMKVLNLEEEIKSLQSDLSETKETLQSSIDGQQGIKGILEENEGTIRELKEENSSLLEEKDRLKDTVKEQEVKLQNLAAVEQQLLILNEEKNTLSEELKKSRQTLETKAEKEAMQAQTLEVITDLESELNMSMEKIISLEKELKQLTETVKEKDREITTLKESNSEYLKNAEEKTDSSSLLVLVEEKEKRIASLEEELNELKKTVIEQECGIEELNERNLSHLKEAEEKSKHMIQLETNVAVLNQSVSEKDDAIVGLQKKLMRAESLVESGKQHLLTDEEKCMAVELAHPRFLAIKDEPPQVEPQQVIATTPSGEHDSSSPEIEILTKENERLLLENQELKEKFEEDLNSHSERLIQLEEENESLKQDLKEKNEEYIKLCKINEDEVELCKRTQVTVEDQAMEISSLKYQLFQTGKYDSGMSRDQNTNSDNENIKDSMNGSEKIAEEMISPEKSLSLQSGVQSNGVLESEEMKKLKILLREKDTVISELQTNNSSLLKMLETKSLNSLGDKTLVDVHKLENEVKQLKLEKEQILAVMNEKSRETSNLKSEVHRLTNIIAAEKVALNKLQKDNQDLTQNKEKSVVEDMQKEALQNLSRIIRDKDMEIEALTSKNQTLIAVMQESSESGSQINSLMQDKSNLEKQLTDLKNEREQMITYLNQKHQESVAYHAEIQRLTEYINDETEKHQTLQQNYAAIVPQFEEKSENLLKTQNELINYKHKFQDLEIKYGEMDQRLNASETVDILTHNLKLEEIKRLQEREKELLDSIKEKEAKVQTLHQQNLEYEESHAKQTAEISSLKKQLDNMAFKLQGLQSELSDEGSEKSGLEHQVSEQLSNIQILKESNNRLTLMLQEKEFEVKSLQEKVQTLQAMIENKEGESGQVNKLMQENEVVLSQARQLQQERDHAMMALKQKQSEQSQLFNEIQKLKEKDVKSQRELERLRSHLMQMEDGYTQEALEAEEREKDLRNRLAVAEEKFISSSSLMESASQQANQQTESLQQQLHMLAGQRDQAYLQVASLQDQLQQYAVSLNNLQMVLEQFQQEKDAQLSLEVEKNQNEIAALRKQVNSLQTELGSTKEKLADAEEGLEAASRLTEQLDRKEEALSALKEEVQIREKSLKAMEDEVHRLRVSTDNKIDKLVIKNMLLSYVLSPRNKQPEVLRALGGILGFSEEDFEKITGTSKSWVSGLLRFGGSPAHVTPTPTTPIRNVPAHVQSTPKAETSFSELFVKFLETESSPTPPVMKLPAEDMARDVQRHKQAQKDSYNPFTAPRHVSMPGGGASDHRSSPILMSGAPMSPMTLFAPATTPQLQSSDGQTTTQNTSSAILKNVLETR
- the LOC105341754 gene encoding thyroid receptor-interacting protein 11 isoform X4, encoding MSWLGGSLTSITGQLSNLTKDILTEGTQEVSDHATELRIAQEKNAECQNTISTIKTENEHLKRLNHELEEKAESAELQINTISRQYRQMLEESEKKINELKHSHEELLQQQRAAFAHQDSHDGRSPTSTKEGHPLGFEHGQFSSDGLDFGDNISMQHEINRLMSEVKRLKAENKHWRSTNGSKEGKVPEVENQHVALQDTIQELKEQLRHEKEHHQQETILLQDMQSQKITAMHKKFKAEVAQYKDKVRELEQSAGQDGNLAELEAKLEELQKDHDALIAEKSKTDSLLQQCQQQLQERDKELSTLRLENEKQKNINTSLEILEAEREQVALESEHMLSEIGNTEHQALTKDIVDSIEKENIILKKKNLELQEQIEILEKAVKTLSEEKQRGKQDEEEKVDEGEDDWNTAEISELSSKNSELESRLKEQMSSHDRDVEEFETLKADWMSEKEALEEALFELREKLKERETTFNVLEAQKGLMKVAQERANDLSDSEESNESSNGDIGADIEKLDHKVDLLAQANAQLEEERDGLILEKEKLENELSALKLDLESGNKDGAFSRELEEQKAVIASLQEEKEGLETSLEELDSQHEEAMAQVINIRNELQKKVSVFEKGCDEKDLQIKDLEKTVDRLQKEAQQLDDLEEEVFNLRESKEQLETQLQSLQSKESSDQSSKGCEKCRELRQQQEKAAMTINELHMDVKELEDKLVKSQNEVKDKVSKVKQARESNAELQKALKDLTSKLQAQEEELRRFRDEGGQKEEAETLQQQLNEKSEEMKSVVTELEEVNSHLAEYMERHTKLQMENSELICKISERDNQGRENRETITQLKEENQELSERLKESNNNSEELQKKINELEEKSEDLMKDYKESMGQKDNDLQSLNTQMEALRDEKNNVQRELDQLEGVLQQKTKHYENYIQELKKGQESDSSSLQSERSRLLQEAHEKDMKVLNLEEEIKSLQSDLSETKETLQSSIDGQQGIKGILEENEGTIRELKEENSSLLEEKDRLKDTVKEQEVKLQNLAAVEQQLLILNEEKNTLSEELKKSRQTLETKAEKEAMQAQTLEVITDLESELNMSMEKIISLEKELKQLTETVKEKDREITTLKESNSEYLKNAEEKTDSSSLLVLVEEKEKRIASLEEELNELKKTVIEQECGIEELNERNLSHLKEAEEKSKHMIQLETNVAVLNQSVSEKDDAIVGLQKKLMRAESLVESGKQHLLTDEEKCMAVELAHPRFLAIKDEPPQVEPQQVIATTPSGEHDSSSPEIEILTKENERLLLENQELKEKFEEDLNSHSERLIQLEEENESLKQDLKEKNEEYIKLCKINEDEVELCKRTQVTVEDQAMEISSLKYQLFQTGKYDSGMSRDQNTNSDNENIKDSMNGSEKIAEEMISPEKSLSLQSGVQSNGVLESEEMKKLKILLREKDTVISELQTNNSSLLKMLETKSLNSLGDKTLVDVHKLENEVKQLKLEKEQILAVMNEKSRETSNLKSEVHRLTNIIAAEKVALNKLQKDNQDLTQNKEKSVVEDMQKEALQNLSRIIRDKDMEIEALTSKNQTLIAVMQESSESGSQINSLMQDKSNLEKQLTDLKNEREQMITYLNQKHQESVAYHAEIQRLTEYINDETEKHQTLQQNYAAIVPQFEEKSENLLKTQNELINYKHKFQDLEIKYGEMDQRLNASETVDILTHNLKLEEIKRLQEREKELLDSIKEKEAKVQTLHQQNLEYEESHAKQTAEISSLKKQLDNMAFKLQGLQSELSDEGSEKSGLEHQVSEQLSNIQILKESNNRLTLMLQEKEFEVKSLQEKVQTLQAMIENKEGESGQVNKLMQENEVVLSQARQLQQERDHAMMALKQKQSEQSQLFNEIQKLKEKDVKSQRELERLRSHLMQMEDGYTQEALEAEEREKDLRNRLAVAEEKFISSSSLMESASQQANQQTESLQQQLHMLAGQRDQAYLQVASLQDQLQQYAVSLNNLQMVLEQFQQEKDAQLSLEVEKNQNEIAALRKQVNSLQTELGSTKEKLADAEEGLEAASRLTEQLDRKEEALSALKEEVQIREKSLKAMEDEVHRLRVSTDNKIDKLVIKNMLLSYVLSPRNKQPEVLRALGGILGFSEEDFEKITGTSKSWVSGLLRFGGSPAHVTPTPTTPIRNVPAHVQSTPKAETSFSELFVKFLETESSPTPPVMKLPAEDMARDVQRHKQAQKDSYNPFTAPRHVSMPGGGASDHRSSPILMSGAPMSPMTLFAPATTPQLQSSDGQTTTQNTSSAILKNVLETR